In Zingiber officinale cultivar Zhangliang chromosome 1A, Zo_v1.1, whole genome shotgun sequence, a genomic segment contains:
- the LOC122023055 gene encoding guanosine deaminase isoform X2, translating to MVLKHTDPTAHAEVTAIREACKKLGKIELSDCEIYASCEPCPMCFGAIHLSRIKRLVYGAKAEAAIAIGFDDFIADALRGTGFYQKAHMEIKQADGSGAVIAEQVFEKTKEKFQMY from the exons ATGGTGCTGAAGCACACAGATCCTACCGCTCATGCTGAGGTCACTGCAATAAGAGAG GCCTGCAAAAAGCTTGGGAAGATTGAACTTTCAGATTGTGAGATCTATGCTTCCTGTGAGCCTTGTCCGATGTGCTTTGGAGCAATTCACCTTTCGCGAATTAAG AGGCTGGTCTATGGAGCAAAAGCAGAGGCTGCTATAGCTATAGGATTTGATGATTTCATTGCCGATGCTCTGAGAGGCACCGGATTCTACCAGAAAGCTCATATGGAGATCAAACAAGCTGATGGCAGTGGCGCCGTGATTGCTGAACAAGTATTCGAGAAGACCAAGGAAAAGTTTCAGatgtattaa
- the LOC122023055 gene encoding guanosine deaminase isoform X1 translates to MFLYIYCHRAFAISPTWFKDLKKSSFAYSNFMEEAQVVESKDGTISVASAFSGHHEVVQDRDHKFLSKAVEEAYHGVECGDGGPFGAVVVCNDEVVVGCHNMVLKHTDPTAHAEVTAIREACKKLGKIELSDCEIYASCEPCPMCFGAIHLSRIKRLVYGAKAEAAIAIGFDDFIADALRGTGFYQKAHMEIKQADGSGAVIAEQVFEKTKEKFQMY, encoded by the exons ATGTTCCTCTATATATACTGCCACAGGGCATTCGCTATTAGCCCAACTTGGTTTAAGGATTTGAAGAAGAGCTCGTTTGCCTACTCTAATTTCATGGAAGAAGCGCAAG TGGTGGAGTCAAAGGACGGGACCATCTCTGTGGCTTCTGCATTTTCAGGTCATCATGAAG TTGTCCAAGATAGAGatcataaatttttatcaaaagctGTTGAAGAGGCATATCATGGAGTTGAATGTGGTGATGGAGGGCCTTTTGGTGCAGTTGTTGTTTGTAATGATGAGGTAGTAGTAGGTTGTCATAACATGGTGCTGAAGCACACAGATCCTACCGCTCATGCTGAGGTCACTGCAATAAGAGAG GCCTGCAAAAAGCTTGGGAAGATTGAACTTTCAGATTGTGAGATCTATGCTTCCTGTGAGCCTTGTCCGATGTGCTTTGGAGCAATTCACCTTTCGCGAATTAAG AGGCTGGTCTATGGAGCAAAAGCAGAGGCTGCTATAGCTATAGGATTTGATGATTTCATTGCCGATGCTCTGAGAGGCACCGGATTCTACCAGAAAGCTCATATGGAGATCAAACAAGCTGATGGCAGTGGCGCCGTGATTGCTGAACAAGTATTCGAGAAGACCAAGGAAAAGTTTCAGatgtattaa